Within the Solwaraspora sp. WMMA2056 genome, the region CAGCACCTTGTCCCGGGTCGCCGGGGAGATCGGCCGGGTGCCGGTGAGCACGTACGACACCGTGCTGGCCGACACCTGAGCGAGGCGTGCGACGTCCTGCATGGTGGCCATCGGACACCTCCCTGCGTGTCGCGTCGGGCCCGGTTCGCCCGGCCGGTGGCCGGATGGGTGGGCCCCGTGCGCTTCGTCGAATCGCTTCGACGAAGCGGTTCGACAGAACGTAGGCCACGTGTTACGGCCACGTCAATAGGCAATGACAGGTCCGCGTCGGCACCTTCGTCCGTGACTGCCGGCCGACGTCCGCGCTGGCAGCGTGCCTCGGCTGTATGGCTGGCGGCGCTGTTGTGGAGACGGAGGAGGTGCCTCGGTGGCGGTCGTCAAGCGGGGGGCGTCGGCCGATCGTTGTCAACGGTTGCCGGTACCGCTGGACGGTCCGCCGGATGCCGACCTACCACCAGGCCCTGGGCGCCGCTGACGTTTGCGGTAGAACGAGTCGAGCCGTCCGGTTGCGCGATCCCCGTCCTACCGTGCAGGTCGACTCGTCTGTCCCATCCCGGACCAATCGGGCAGAAGGCGATGCTCAGCCAGTCGTGCGGCGGCTAGCTGGACATGTGCGTCGGTGAATAGACGGGCCTTTCGCAGGCTCCATGCCGTAACGCGGCTGGTGAGCTCTGCGACGTCGCCGGTGGGTGGCGGTTGCACGGCCGCGAAATGCACAGTAGCAAGAAGTTCGAGACTGTATGGTGATTCGAAGCCGTCGACGACATCGAGCACCAAATTTAGCTGAGAGAGGTTTTTGGGATTCGTCTTTACTGACTCTTTGGCCGCTTCGTAGCTGCCAGTCAGGGGTCTGATGGGCGCGAATTCAGTTACCCGCGCTGACCTGTCACCGAGGCTGGTGAGGAAGTGGCCTTCCAGCGTGGCCAAGACGCGCGTCAGGCCCTCGGAGTACGGTCCGTAGCGTCCACGGACGAATTTAAGATTGAGCGGTGCGCCAGCGATTTGCAAGAGGTAAGCCAGCTTCTGCACCTCTAGCTCGCTGATGCCATCACGGAATTCCTGCAACCTGGCGCGGTCCAGATACGCACCGACTGCAGCTATCAGCAAGGCACGTAGCTCGGTCAGTTTGGGGCGTGGTGTGGCGTCCGGCATGCTCTCGGGCGGGGGTGCTCCTTCTGGAGCGTATACCACGGCGCGGATCTGGGGCATCCTCCGACATGCATCCTCTATCAGTGGTCGGACCTCGGCCCAGTCCAGGCCGCCGTTCCCGCAGCCAAGCGCCGGGATCGCGATCGAGCGGATCTCGTACCGCGAGACGACATCGACGAGGTCTGCCAGGCCAGCGCGAATGTCTTCCATTTTCGAGGGATTACGCCAGTGCTTCTTTGTCGGGAAGTTTATGATGTATCGCCGAGGGCCGATGATGCCGCGATCGACGAGGAACATTCGACCCAATCGAACCTCGCCACGCTTGCAGGCAGCTTGATAAGAGCGAAAATTCTCGGGGTAGGCGCGTTTGAACTGCAGGGCGATGCCCTTGCCCATCACTCCGACCGTGTTGACCGTGTTGACGAGGGCATCGGTGTCGGCGGTGAGGAGGTTGCCATGGCCATCCTCGATCATCTCCGTCACCCCCCAGGTCGTTGGAATCCGTAGTACCACGC harbors:
- a CDS encoding macro domain-containing protein; amino-acid sequence: MIEDGHGNLLTADTDALVNTVNTVGVMGKGIALQFKRAYPENFRSYQAACKRGEVRLGRMFLVDRGIIGPRRYIINFPTKKHWRNPSKMEDIRAGLADLVDVVSRYEIRSIAIPALGCGNGGLDWAEVRPLIEDACRRMPQIRAVVYAPEGAPPPESMPDATPRPKLTELRALLIAAVGAYLDRARLQEFRDGISELEVQKLAYLLQIAGAPLNLKFVRGRYGPYSEGLTRVLATLEGHFLTSLGDRSARVTEFAPIRPLTGSYEAAKESVKTNPKNLSQLNLVLDVVDGFESPYSLELLATVHFAAVQPPPTGDVAELTSRVTAWSLRKARLFTDAHVQLAAARLAEHRLLPDWSGMGQTSRPAR